From Chryseobacterium sp. IHB B 17019, one genomic window encodes:
- the msrA gene encoding peptide-methionine (S)-S-oxide reductase MsrA, with translation MDNNNLEQITFGGGCFWCVESCFNMLKGVKSAISGYSGGHKDNPTYEEVCTGETGHAEVVQITYDPAVISYEQLMDVFFFLHDPTQLNRQGNDIGTQYRSVIYYKDDAEKTKAEEAIEKSKQSGRWQGAYVTELTKFDKFWPAEQYHQGYYNENPTQPYCSAVVGPKIQKFKKHFGDLGMLNEE, from the coding sequence ATGGATAACAATAATTTAGAACAGATTACTTTTGGGGGCGGATGTTTTTGGTGTGTGGAAAGCTGTTTCAATATGCTGAAAGGAGTGAAATCTGCAATCTCAGGATATTCCGGAGGTCATAAAGACAATCCGACTTACGAGGAAGTGTGTACAGGAGAAACCGGACATGCAGAAGTGGTACAGATTACTTATGATCCGGCGGTTATTTCTTATGAGCAATTGATGGATGTATTCTTTTTCCTTCACGACCCTACGCAATTAAACAGACAGGGAAATGACATCGGAACTCAGTACCGTTCAGTAATTTACTATAAAGATGACGCCGAAAAAACTAAGGCTGAAGAAGCAATTGAAAAATCAAAACAATCAGGAAGATGGCAGGGAGCGTACGTGACGGAATTAACAAAATTCGATAAGTTTTGGCCGGCTGAGCAATATCATCAGGGGTATTACAATGAAAACCCAACACAGCCTTATTGCAGCGCTGTTGTTGGTCCGAAAATCCAGAAGTTTAAAAAGCATTTCGGGGACTTGGGAATGTTGAATGAGGAATAA
- a CDS encoding SusC/RagA family TonB-linked outer membrane protein, with translation MYHKINFFKFKKLIPIAIIFLAANQAHAEGLMANYSVSSQVNETITGNITDQEGSPIEGATVTVVETGATTTTDASGNYSISANIGQTLSISYDGYANQIVKISSTSVSVKLQSKKDATSIEEVTLVGYGSQKKSDLTGAVSQLKAENFKEGMNISVDNLMQGKIAGVRIVQSSGEPGAGVNVSIRGIGSIRSGSTPLFVVDGVPLSNDAVSAQSPNVGLGNAQAKNPLNFLNTNDIESITVLKDASAAAIYGARGSNGVVLVTTKRGKKGEPMFTYDTYLGFSSVIKKLDLMTADEYRSAGINKLYDHGGNTDWQDEIYRNAVSSNHSVSFSKATETGNYFASLSHIDQDGIVLNSGFKRTTARLNAEESFFDNKRLKVKVNLTASDIKETGVPNGGNAGSDGQLIIHALMANPTRSVYDENGNFTNFNMNAHYNPLYLLSVYNDKTNTFRVLGNTEATLRILPGLHYKFNLGIDKTMSERNTTMYPNLTDRTPKGMYVQANLDSYNVLLEHYLTYDFNLNKHNFSLLGGFSYQKFKSTGTYFGVRDIAAQGAGIAPEINPGYSGTAFVPGAGYAQENELQSYFGRVNYNFDKKYLLTASLRADGSTRFGKNNKYGYFPSVAVGWTVSNENFLSDSQFINELKLRGSWGQTGNQEVPNKITQASSSLTQAAGYYLYDNLNLINGVSINRTVNPDLKWEVVEQTNIGADFSLFKNKLYGSLEYYHKTTKDPILNIPSSPLSPTSTVWRNVDAQIVNKGFEFSLGSEIIKNENFTWSFDVNGATVNNVVKDLPVSAIYSGEVSGPGLSGVTANIYRNGYEAGSFYMYNYLGVDANGKYIYEDLNTDGRIDQNDRKIFEGAIPNFTFGVNSYMKYKKFDFAFSFIGQTGGYLVNNTALDLNINNLASDRNVLNDFYSSGANFTNQPQLSSLYLEKSDFIRLNNVRLGYTFDMNQLKFLRSINLYISAQNLFTITSYTGYDPLVDTNKQVGGNQSLGIDYTTYPSAKTFILGATVKF, from the coding sequence ATGTACCACAAAATTAATTTTTTTAAGTTTAAAAAGCTAATCCCGATCGCAATAATTTTCCTGGCGGCAAACCAGGCTCATGCGGAAGGATTGATGGCAAACTATTCTGTTTCCTCGCAGGTGAATGAAACGATCACCGGAAACATAACGGATCAGGAAGGCTCCCCGATTGAAGGGGCAACTGTAACGGTCGTTGAAACCGGAGCCACAACCACTACCGATGCATCAGGAAACTACAGTATTTCTGCCAATATCGGGCAAACGCTGTCTATTTCTTACGACGGATATGCAAATCAGATCGTGAAAATTTCAAGTACTTCGGTTTCTGTAAAATTACAATCTAAAAAAGATGCTACTTCTATTGAGGAGGTGACTTTGGTAGGTTATGGTTCTCAGAAAAAATCTGATTTAACGGGTGCTGTAAGCCAGTTAAAAGCCGAAAATTTCAAGGAAGGAATGAATATTTCTGTTGATAATTTGATGCAGGGAAAAATCGCCGGTGTCCGTATTGTTCAATCGAGTGGAGAACCGGGAGCGGGAGTGAATGTTTCAATCAGGGGAATCGGATCAATCAGGAGTGGAAGCACGCCTTTGTTCGTTGTAGACGGTGTTCCGTTGAGTAATGATGCGGTAAGTGCACAAAGCCCGAATGTTGGTTTAGGAAATGCTCAGGCAAAAAACCCGTTAAACTTTCTGAATACAAACGATATTGAATCCATCACTGTGTTGAAAGATGCTTCCGCAGCGGCAATTTATGGGGCGAGAGGGTCAAACGGTGTTGTTTTGGTAACAACAAAAAGAGGAAAGAAGGGTGAACCGATGTTTACTTATGACACCTATTTAGGCTTTTCTTCTGTGATTAAGAAATTAGATTTAATGACTGCCGACGAATACAGATCAGCAGGGATCAATAAATTGTACGACCACGGCGGAAATACAGACTGGCAGGACGAAATCTACAGGAATGCAGTTTCATCCAACCACTCGGTTTCATTTTCAAAAGCTACGGAAACGGGCAATTATTTTGCCTCACTTTCCCACATAGATCAGGATGGAATCGTGCTGAACAGCGGCTTCAAAAGAACAACAGCCCGTTTGAATGCAGAAGAATCTTTCTTCGATAACAAAAGATTAAAAGTTAAAGTAAACCTTACGGCGAGTGATATCAAAGAAACTGGCGTTCCGAATGGAGGAAATGCAGGATCTGATGGTCAGTTAATCATCCATGCTTTGATGGCAAATCCTACGCGCTCCGTCTATGATGAAAACGGAAACTTTACTAATTTTAATATGAATGCTCACTACAATCCATTGTATTTGTTGAGTGTTTATAATGATAAGACCAATACATTCAGGGTATTAGGAAATACGGAAGCGACGTTGAGAATCTTGCCGGGATTACATTATAAATTCAATTTAGGGATTGATAAAACAATGTCGGAAAGAAATACAACCATGTATCCGAACCTTACTGACAGAACGCCGAAAGGAATGTATGTTCAGGCCAATCTTGACTCTTATAATGTGCTTTTGGAACATTATTTAACGTATGATTTTAATTTAAATAAACATAATTTCAGTTTATTGGGAGGTTTCTCTTATCAGAAATTCAAATCTACGGGAACATATTTTGGAGTAAGAGATATTGCAGCTCAGGGTGCAGGAATTGCTCCGGAAATTAATCCTGGATATTCGGGAACGGCATTTGTTCCGGGAGCGGGCTATGCTCAGGAAAACGAGTTACAGTCGTATTTCGGAAGGGTAAATTACAATTTTGATAAAAAATATTTATTAACGGCTTCATTAAGAGCAGACGGCTCAACCCGCTTCGGAAAGAACAACAAATACGGTTATTTTCCTTCTGTTGCCGTAGGTTGGACGGTTTCCAATGAAAATTTCCTGAGTGATTCTCAATTTATTAACGAATTAAAATTAAGAGGAAGCTGGGGACAAACCGGAAACCAGGAAGTTCCAAACAAAATTACACAGGCGAGTTCCTCATTGACGCAGGCTGCAGGATATTATTTATATGATAATTTAAATCTGATCAATGGAGTTTCGATCAACAGAACCGTAAATCCTGATCTGAAATGGGAAGTTGTGGAACAAACCAATATCGGTGCGGATTTTAGTTTATTTAAAAATAAATTGTACGGATCACTGGAATATTACCACAAAACAACGAAAGATCCTATCTTAAATATTCCTTCAAGTCCTTTAAGTCCGACAAGTACGGTGTGGAGAAATGTTGATGCACAGATCGTTAACAAAGGTTTTGAATTCTCATTAGGTTCAGAAATCATTAAAAATGAAAATTTCACTTGGAGTTTTGACGTAAACGGAGCCACAGTAAATAATGTGGTGAAAGATCTTCCTGTTTCGGCAATCTATTCGGGGGAAGTTTCCGGTCCCGGACTTTCCGGAGTTACGGCGAATATTTACAGAAACGGTTACGAAGCCGGATCTTTTTATATGTATAATTATCTGGGAGTTGATGCCAACGGAAAATACATTTATGAAGACCTGAATACAGACGGAAGAATCGATCAGAATGACAGAAAGATTTTCGAAGGAGCTATTCCGAACTTTACTTTTGGGGTCAATTCTTATATGAAATACAAGAAGTTTGATTTTGCATTCTCTTTCATCGGACAGACGGGAGGTTATTTGGTTAATAATACAGCATTGGATTTAAATATCAACAACTTAGCTTCAGACAGAAACGTATTGAATGACTTCTACAGTTCAGGAGCAAACTTTACCAATCAACCGCAATTGTCTTCTTTATATCTTGAAAAATCCGACTTTATTCGTCTGAACAATGTAAGATTGGGATATACTTTCGATATGAATCAGTTGAAATTCCTGAGAAGCATTAATCTTTATATAAGCGCGCAGAATTTATTTACAATTACCAGCTACACAGGGTATGATCCGCTTGTTGATACAAACAAACAGGTTGGAGGAAACCAGTCTTTGGGAATTGATTATACGACATATCCGTCTGCGAAAACTTTCATTTTGGGAGCAACCGTTAAATTTTAA
- a CDS encoding PepSY-associated TM helix domain-containing protein: MRKKHHHKKKPSAFKKWTGKLHLWFGLGIGFLIFIISITGALFVFKDEVENFTRKDVIYHNEQNIDQKQVLPIRVLEKAVVEQVKEKYPVHWVNIPIDKKMSYLFYWYEHNPKAWNYFDEFPIYKVAYVNPYNGKVLKTYDEKNGFFQIVKMIHWSYLLKQEWGTYVVGIPVIIFVIMLISGIILWWPKNKAARKQRFSFKWENVKSWKRKNYDLHNVLGFYASIFALIFSLTGLFYAFFAVQAAFYFIFSGGSTQYPDFSSITTKAPIELRTEGTLDKISNTVKAKYPDSYGFSLDLGHEHMDDHEHPNFEVYVKHLSYSYHKSSSLIFDENSGELLHTHDMKDKNFGEKTVGANYDIHVGSILGLPTKIIAFIVSLICASLPVTGFMIWWGRRKKKTVKTA, translated from the coding sequence ATGAGGAAAAAGCACCACCATAAGAAAAAGCCAAGTGCATTCAAAAAATGGACAGGAAAACTGCATTTGTGGTTTGGTTTGGGCATTGGTTTTCTGATTTTTATCATTTCCATTACCGGAGCTTTGTTTGTTTTTAAAGACGAAGTTGAAAACTTTACCAGAAAAGATGTTATTTACCACAACGAACAAAATATTGATCAGAAGCAGGTTCTTCCAATCCGTGTTCTGGAAAAAGCAGTGGTGGAACAGGTAAAAGAAAAATATCCCGTTCATTGGGTAAATATTCCTATTGATAAAAAGATGTCATACCTTTTCTACTGGTATGAGCACAATCCGAAAGCTTGGAATTATTTTGATGAATTTCCGATCTATAAAGTAGCTTACGTCAATCCTTACAACGGAAAAGTTTTAAAAACTTATGACGAAAAAAACGGATTTTTCCAGATCGTAAAAATGATCCACTGGAGCTATCTTTTAAAGCAGGAATGGGGAACTTATGTCGTTGGAATTCCAGTGATTATATTTGTCATCATGCTTATTTCCGGTATTATTCTCTGGTGGCCGAAAAATAAAGCAGCCAGAAAACAACGTTTCTCTTTCAAATGGGAAAATGTAAAAAGCTGGAAAAGAAAGAATTATGACCTTCACAATGTTTTAGGTTTTTATGCTTCAATATTTGCTTTAATCTTTTCATTAACAGGATTATTTTATGCATTTTTTGCTGTTCAGGCGGCTTTCTATTTCATTTTTTCAGGAGGAAGCACACAATATCCGGACTTTTCATCAATTACAACAAAAGCTCCGATTGAATTAAGAACAGAAGGAACTTTAGATAAAATCAGCAATACTGTTAAAGCAAAATATCCGGATTCATACGGTTTTTCGCTCGATCTCGGCCACGAACATATGGACGATCACGAGCACCCGAATTTTGAAGTTTATGTAAAACACTTATCATATTCTTATCACAAAAGCAGCAGCCTTATTTTCGATGAAAACTCCGGTGAATTGCTTCATACTCACGATATGAAAGATAAAAATTTCGGTGAAAAAACTGTTGGAGCCAACTATGACATTCATGTTGGATCCATTTTAGGCCTTCCGACAAAGATCATTGCTTTCATTGTAAGCCTCATATGTGCCTCATTACCAGTCACCGGCTTCATGATCTGGTGGGGAAGACGAAAAAAGAAAACGGTAAAAACCGCTTAA
- a CDS encoding RagB/SusD family nutrient uptake outer membrane protein — MTSKFLNINKIVLSFAVLALIGCTNLDEKVIDEVLGSEVADPEAALAAAYSQLGEGTFVDHGSVFALQEYSTDEAILPTRGSDWGDGGKWRAMHEFTWDANNDVVKTTWNQLNFGITKSLTAISSANKSNGANKALFLAEAKGLLAFYTYTTIDLFGQAPYRDPDNINAPIQIRKAETTIDALITEVEGLIPNLADIKTQNTHAGRFTKQAAYALLADMYLNRAVLKNRTASSFNFLEQAVNGGGTDMDRVIYYSDLLINNPNFSLESNYFHNFDINNHTSKEMIFTIVQKKIASSDKGSDNDLAYMSMERIQKPSPDNRGTNANCVTPEFYYSWNGNFEDPRFHRYYQYDDGTWFKNDGTDVSVPSTSKVEGTGKPWFHFNRGLQVGQQYGPKITNGNFELTSDGRIKVFKLFTEKNTTLAADFTPELNFDNPSEAVFTQAQINRGVRNFKFEFDPGLGNNGTSGMDVPLYRLGAIYMMRAEAYFRSGNVGAALTDVNKLRTSRTREALFGNAPGVAIASLDANTLFKESGYELYWEMYRRKAMIRFGKFDLPGTAKPASQPYRRIFPIPQATLDASKDFSQNPGY; from the coding sequence ATGACATCTAAATTTTTAAATATCAATAAAATCGTTTTATCCTTTGCTGTACTGGCTTTAATAGGATGTACAAATCTGGATGAAAAAGTAATCGATGAGGTTTTGGGATCTGAAGTTGCAGACCCTGAAGCGGCTTTGGCTGCGGCTTACAGTCAGCTTGGTGAAGGAACTTTTGTAGATCATGGAAGTGTTTTTGCTTTGCAGGAATATTCTACTGACGAAGCAATTTTACCAACAAGAGGAAGTGACTGGGGAGATGGAGGAAAATGGAGAGCCATGCACGAATTCACGTGGGATGCCAACAATGATGTTGTGAAAACAACATGGAACCAACTGAATTTTGGAATTACAAAATCCTTAACGGCAATATCAAGTGCCAACAAAAGCAACGGAGCCAATAAAGCATTGTTTTTAGCAGAAGCAAAAGGATTATTGGCATTTTATACCTATACAACAATCGATTTGTTTGGACAGGCTCCTTACAGAGATCCGGATAATATCAATGCACCGATTCAGATCAGGAAAGCAGAAACTACAATTGATGCTTTAATCACTGAGGTAGAAGGACTTATTCCCAACTTAGCAGATATTAAAACTCAGAATACGCACGCCGGAAGATTTACAAAACAGGCGGCTTATGCACTTTTGGCAGATATGTATCTGAACAGAGCAGTTTTAAAGAATAGAACAGCAAGTAGTTTTAATTTTTTAGAGCAAGCAGTGAACGGAGGAGGAACGGATATGGACAGAGTAATTTATTATTCTGATTTGTTGATTAATAATCCAAATTTCAGCTTAGAGTCTAATTATTTCCACAATTTTGATATTAATAATCATACGAGTAAGGAAATGATCTTTACGATCGTCCAGAAGAAAATTGCCAGCTCAGATAAAGGTTCGGATAATGATTTGGCCTATATGTCAATGGAAAGAATCCAGAAGCCTTCGCCGGATAACAGAGGAACAAATGCCAATTGCGTCACTCCGGAATTCTATTATTCATGGAACGGAAATTTCGAAGATCCCCGTTTCCACAGATATTATCAGTATGACGATGGAACATGGTTCAAAAATGATGGAACAGATGTAAGCGTACCTTCAACAAGTAAAGTGGAGGGGACAGGAAAGCCTTGGTTTCATTTCAACAGAGGCCTTCAGGTTGGCCAGCAATACGGACCTAAAATTACCAATGGTAATTTTGAGTTGACTTCTGACGGAAGAATTAAAGTTTTCAAATTATTTACAGAAAAAAATACAACTCTTGCAGCAGATTTTACCCCGGAACTGAACTTTGATAATCCTTCCGAAGCGGTATTCACACAGGCTCAAATCAACAGAGGGGTTAGAAATTTCAAATTTGAATTCGACCCGGGCTTAGGAAATAACGGAACCAGCGGAATGGACGTGCCATTGTACAGATTAGGAGCCATCTACATGATGAGGGCAGAAGCCTATTTCAGAAGCGGAAATGTAGGGGCGGCGCTGACTGATGTTAATAAATTAAGAACAAGCAGAACCCGCGAAGCCTTATTCGGAAATGCTCCGGGAGTGGCGATTGCTTCTCTGGATGCAAATACTCTTTTTAAAGAATCCGGATACGAGTTGTATTGGGAAATGTACAGAAGAAAAGCGATGATCAGGTTCGGAAAATTTGATCTTCCGGGAACGGCAAAACCTGCTTCTCAACCTTACAGAAGAATTTTCCCGATTCCTCAGGCAACGCTTGATGCATCGAAAGATTTCTCGCAAAATCCTGGATATTAG
- a CDS encoding TonB-dependent receptor, whose protein sequence is MKKIILSVAALTAITTFAQKKDSLQVKDMDEVVMTASRKRENIKEIPSSVTIVGEKLVQSQLTVNSDITSILQYTVPSLATSSGQTSNTGQTLRGRQVLVLIDGIPQSTPLRNGARDLRSIDPSVIERIEVIKGASSIYGNGADGGIINYITRKSNSDKKISGISQFGITGQPYGGTLGFRASQLLSGKITNKFDYVVSLAYERTGYMKDADGVNLSPTYSTAKMDNYNGMLKLGYNINDNQRVEASYIGYASKSDLNLGLKTGKYGITPTIGEGEGKNLETTPQGTPRNHNFKVSYDNKNIWKGTSLNVNLYLQDFRTVYGYSDTFFNGGQSNVISKKYGARANFDTQLWNAQNSQAEIIYGVDILNDKTVQKLEDGRYWTPDMDMTNIAPFALIKIDLLKKITIKGGLRYENMSVKVGDFNTLSTIKNDGTFTQSIFVKGGDLEYNALVGNIGIRYNINPMINIFGSFSQAYSINELGRILRTSTSDTITNLETKPIIVNNYELGATGQITKWFNYEITSYVSTSKLGATFIQSPDRALTIQRAPEVVYGVEGFLHFNPTRWINFGGSYSWIEGITSPKDDGDYSTKINNSRISAPKVLAYVQVRPTQKLTVGLDMLHAFGQDRFDPNTKTGLYPYGEGEVPEYTVFNFKSSYEVNKNWKVSLGIENVFNKMYQPAIAWWAARDADFTNSLGMRGTFMVEYKF, encoded by the coding sequence ATGAAAAAAATAATACTATCTGTAGCAGCATTAACTGCGATTACGACATTTGCACAAAAAAAAGATTCTTTACAGGTTAAGGATATGGACGAAGTTGTAATGACAGCATCCAGAAAAAGGGAGAATATCAAAGAAATACCAAGCTCCGTAACAATTGTTGGTGAGAAACTGGTTCAGTCACAATTGACGGTAAATTCAGACATCACAAGCATTTTACAATATACGGTTCCGAGTTTAGCGACAAGCTCAGGACAGACTTCAAATACCGGACAGACATTGAGAGGCCGCCAGGTTTTGGTCTTAATTGACGGAATTCCGCAATCTACTCCACTTCGAAATGGGGCGAGAGATTTAAGATCTATCGATCCTTCGGTGATCGAAAGAATTGAGGTAATAAAAGGCGCTTCATCCATCTACGGAAACGGTGCAGACGGAGGTATCATTAATTATATTACAAGAAAAAGCAATTCTGATAAAAAAATTTCCGGAATTTCTCAATTTGGGATTACAGGACAGCCTTATGGCGGAACATTAGGCTTCAGGGCAAGTCAATTGCTTTCAGGAAAAATTACTAATAAATTCGATTATGTAGTTTCTTTAGCCTACGAAAGAACAGGTTATATGAAAGATGCGGATGGCGTGAATTTAAGTCCTACTTACAGCACCGCAAAGATGGATAATTACAACGGAATGTTGAAGTTAGGCTACAACATCAATGACAATCAAAGAGTTGAGGCATCATACATTGGTTACGCATCAAAATCTGATTTAAATTTAGGCTTAAAAACAGGAAAATACGGCATCACACCAACCATCGGTGAAGGCGAAGGAAAAAACCTGGAAACCACCCCACAGGGAACGCCGAGAAACCATAATTTCAAAGTAAGCTACGACAATAAAAATATCTGGAAAGGAACTTCATTGAATGTAAACCTTTATTTACAGGACTTCAGAACCGTTTACGGATACAGCGATACATTTTTTAATGGTGGTCAGTCCAACGTAATTTCAAAAAAATACGGAGCAAGAGCAAACTTCGATACTCAACTTTGGAATGCTCAGAATTCTCAGGCAGAAATCATTTACGGAGTCGATATTTTGAACGATAAAACCGTTCAGAAGCTGGAAGACGGCCGCTACTGGACGCCCGATATGGATATGACCAATATTGCTCCATTTGCTTTAATTAAAATCGATTTATTAAAGAAAATTACCATCAAAGGAGGTCTTAGATATGAAAATATGAGTGTGAAAGTTGGAGATTTCAACACCCTTTCAACCATTAAAAACGACGGAACCTTTACCCAAAGTATTTTCGTAAAAGGCGGAGATTTGGAATACAACGCATTGGTTGGAAACATTGGGATCCGTTACAATATCAATCCCATGATCAATATTTTCGGAAGCTTTTCACAGGCCTATTCCATTAACGAATTGGGAAGAATTTTGAGAACATCAACTTCTGACACCATCACCAACCTTGAAACAAAGCCCATCATCGTCAACAATTACGAATTGGGAGCAACAGGACAGATCACAAAATGGTTCAATTATGAGATAACATCTTACGTAAGTACTTCAAAATTAGGTGCAACCTTCATTCAAAGCCCGGACAGAGCGCTTACCATTCAGAGAGCGCCGGAAGTGGTGTATGGTGTGGAAGGATTTTTACACTTCAACCCAACGAGATGGATCAATTTCGGGGGAAGTTACAGCTGGATAGAAGGAATTACTTCACCGAAAGACGACGGAGATTATTCAACAAAAATCAACAACAGCAGAATTTCCGCACCCAAAGTTTTGGCTTATGTTCAGGTGAGACCAACGCAAAAATTAACTGTTGGATTGGATATGCTCCACGCTTTCGGGCAAGACAGATTCGATCCGAATACAAAAACCGGTTTGTATCCTTACGGAGAGGGCGAAGTTCCGGAATACACGGTTTTCAACTTTAAATCAAGCTATGAAGTCAATAAAAACTGGAAAGTTTCTTTAGGAATCGAAAACGTTTTCAACAAAATGTATCAACCCGCAATCGCTTGGTGGGCAGCAAGAGACGCAGATTTTACCAATTCTTTAGGAATGAGAGGAACCTTTATGGTTGAATATAAATTTTAA
- a CDS encoding ROK family protein yields MSLIDLSKNVALGIDIGGTTTKFGVVNHRGEVLEKGSIQTDVYEKVEDFIDALYEKVYPLIEKHGKEKNFDGIGVGAPNGNYYKGTIEQAPNLPWKGVIPFGEMMQSRFNMPCTITNDANAAAIGEMLFGAARGMKDFIMITLGTGVGSGIVAGGKLIYGHDGFAGELGHTIVKPGGRKHWSTGSEGSLEAYASATGIAITAKKMRAEFPESMLSQYPEELINSKTVHECALKGDPIAIEVFRYTGQKLGEALANFVMFSSPEAILLFGGVIKAGDFILKPTKLHMERNLLPIFRNKVKLVFSELDEADAAILGASALVWDK; encoded by the coding sequence ATGTCACTAATAGATTTATCAAAAAACGTTGCTCTGGGGATTGATATCGGTGGAACAACCACAAAGTTTGGAGTTGTAAATCATCGAGGCGAAGTTCTTGAAAAAGGCAGCATACAAACAGATGTCTACGAAAAAGTTGAGGATTTTATCGATGCACTTTATGAAAAGGTTTATCCTTTAATTGAAAAGCACGGTAAGGAAAAAAACTTTGACGGAATAGGTGTAGGTGCCCCAAACGGCAACTATTATAAAGGAACCATTGAGCAGGCGCCCAATTTACCATGGAAAGGAGTAATCCCTTTTGGTGAAATGATGCAGTCCAGGTTCAATATGCCTTGTACGATAACCAATGATGCCAACGCGGCCGCAATTGGAGAAATGCTTTTCGGGGCAGCAAGAGGAATGAAGGATTTCATTATGATTACTTTGGGAACAGGTGTTGGAAGCGGAATCGTGGCTGGTGGTAAATTAATCTACGGACATGACGGATTTGCAGGAGAACTAGGCCATACCATCGTAAAACCGGGTGGAAGAAAACACTGGAGTACGGGTTCTGAAGGCAGTCTGGAAGCATATGCATCAGCAACAGGAATTGCGATCACCGCAAAAAAAATGAGAGCAGAATTCCCGGAATCTATGTTGAGCCAGTATCCTGAAGAATTAATCAATTCTAAAACGGTTCATGAATGTGCTTTAAAAGGTGATCCTATCGCGATTGAAGTATTCAGATATACAGGCCAGAAATTAGGGGAAGCATTGGCGAATTTCGTGATGTTTTCTTCACCGGAAGCTATTCTTTTATTTGGAGGAGTAATTAAAGCGGGAGATTTTATCTTAAAGCCAACAAAGCTTCACATGGAAAGAAATCTACTTCCGATTTTCAGAAATAAAGTAAAATTGGTTTTCAGCGAACTGGACGAAGCGGATGCTGCTATTTTAGGAGCGAGCGCTTTGGTTTGGGACAAATAA
- a CDS encoding PepSY-associated TM helix domain-containing protein yields the protein MRKKHHHKKKPSFTKKWSAKLHLWFGLSIGIIVFIVSLTGTMYVFKDEIQGALRKDAIYVKAETITQKPLSIEALREKVALEINEKYPISSVEIPLDKNKSYEFLYYEKDKKAWNYFDEVKINKLIYVNPYTGEILGIYNEKYDLFPILKAIHWSLLLKADWGKYVVGIPVILFIIMLITGIILWWPKSKKTAKGRFWFNWKNVKNWKRKNYDLHRILGFYASFISLLLSLSGIYFAFPWVKNAFNFTLSGSVDLPKEKEIKSPDSLLTKNNSVFDLTAQETRKLYAGSSSFRIPLNGKNKKGKELKNIPVIVYGENGKFAIRNQIVFDKYSGKLLSNKPHQELNNAEKYANANYDIHTGSYFGLVGKIIWFITGLICTSLPITGFLVWLGKKKKGIKTLS from the coding sequence ATGAGGAAGAAACATCATCATAAGAAAAAACCTTCATTTACAAAAAAATGGTCTGCCAAACTGCATTTGTGGTTTGGCTTATCCATTGGTATTATTGTATTTATTGTTTCTTTGACAGGGACGATGTACGTTTTCAAAGACGAGATTCAGGGTGCTCTTAGAAAAGATGCTATTTATGTAAAAGCTGAAACGATTACACAAAAACCCTTGTCAATTGAGGCTCTTCGTGAAAAAGTAGCGTTGGAGATCAATGAAAAATATCCTATAAGCTCTGTTGAAATTCCTTTAGATAAAAACAAATCTTATGAGTTTCTGTATTACGAAAAGGATAAAAAAGCATGGAATTATTTTGATGAAGTAAAAATCAACAAATTAATTTATGTCAATCCATACACCGGCGAAATCCTTGGAATTTACAATGAAAAGTACGACCTCTTCCCTATTCTAAAAGCCATTCACTGGAGTTTATTGCTAAAAGCAGACTGGGGGAAATATGTGGTAGGGATTCCGGTGATTCTTTTCATCATTATGCTGATTACAGGAATTATCCTTTGGTGGCCGAAAAGCAAAAAAACTGCAAAAGGGCGCTTTTGGTTCAATTGGAAAAATGTGAAAAACTGGAAACGTAAAAACTATGATCTTCACCGTATTTTAGGATTTTATGCATCATTTATTAGTTTACTTTTAAGCTTATCCGGAATTTATTTTGCTTTTCCATGGGTGAAAAATGCATTCAATTTTACATTATCAGGTTCAGTTGACTTGCCTAAAGAAAAGGAAATCAAGTCGCCTGATTCGCTTTTAACAAAAAACAATTCGGTTTTTGATCTTACTGCTCAGGAAACAAGAAAATTATACGCCGGATCTTCAAGCTTCAGAATTCCATTAAACGGAAAAAATAAAAAAGGAAAAGAATTAAAAAACATTCCTGTTATTGTTTATGGTGAAAACGGAAAATTTGCCATCAGAAATCAGATTGTTTTTGATAAATATTCAGGGAAATTATTATCAAATAAACCTCATCAGGAACTTAACAACGCAGAAAAATATGCCAATGCCAATTATGATATTCACACAGGATCATACTTTGGGTTGGTGGGAAAAATCATTTGGTTCATCACAGGATTAATCTGCACATCATTACCCATAACGGGATTTTTAGTATGGCTGGGAAAAAAGAAAAAAGGAATTAAAACACTATCATGA